Proteins encoded together in one Streptomyces sp. NBC_01408 window:
- a CDS encoding DUF4142 domain-containing protein gives MATRYAIGSGVVITALAMTLIALLVPVESYGGRASAATAAAPAGEDDGAGTMSTAYGPLTAADRDFIRKVRLAGLWELPAGRQAQQRGTRASVRTAGEHLVDGHADLDRQVIQVGQSLGVNLPNQPSTQQQEWLRQLTAAQGDEYERLFVQLLRRAHGKVFALLAGVRAQTRNSMVRALATSANATVLDHITVLEDTGLVDFDSLADGPPPATPLRSSDVRSTK, from the coding sequence GTGGCCACGAGGTACGCGATCGGAAGCGGTGTCGTCATCACCGCCCTGGCCATGACGCTGATCGCGCTGCTGGTCCCCGTGGAGAGCTACGGCGGCCGCGCCTCGGCCGCCACCGCGGCGGCTCCGGCGGGCGAGGACGACGGCGCCGGCACCATGAGCACGGCGTACGGGCCGCTGACCGCCGCGGACCGGGACTTCATCCGGAAGGTTCGGCTCGCCGGCCTGTGGGAGCTGCCCGCCGGGCGCCAGGCCCAGCAGCGCGGGACGCGCGCCTCGGTCCGTACCGCCGGGGAACACCTCGTCGATGGCCACGCCGACCTGGACCGGCAGGTCATCCAGGTCGGCCAGTCCCTCGGCGTGAACCTGCCCAACCAGCCGAGCACGCAGCAGCAGGAGTGGCTGCGCCAGCTGACCGCCGCCCAGGGCGACGAGTACGAGCGCTTGTTCGTCCAATTGCTCCGCCGGGCGCACGGAAAGGTGTTCGCGCTGCTGGCCGGAGTGCGGGCGCAGACCCGCAACTCCATGGTCCGGGCCCTCGCCACATCGGCCAACGCCACCGTCCTGGACCACATCACGGTCCTGGAGGACACCGGGCTGGTCGACTTCGACTCGCTCGCCGACGGGCCCCCGCCCGCCACCCCGCTCCGCTCCTCCGATGTCCGATCGACGAAGTGA